A single Primulina eburnea isolate SZY01 chromosome 11, ASM2296580v1, whole genome shotgun sequence DNA region contains:
- the LOC140805423 gene encoding uncharacterized protein produces the protein MMQKYKYVACLNDAECGRESSRKPKKFFIARQARSETLADGLNNEMREERNGENSEHEAKWTKKRTTTSTSPDRCCMRKYTNPDLLVFDPEIERTARRLRKARREEIKEMAENRDHQNELPRENQFGGAATADPHLHLRTFLEITDTARSWLQSLPLGSITTWADLVTKFLSKYFPPAKSAQLKIDITNFRQREFEVLYEAWERYKELLRKCPNHGYAEWVQIELFYNGLDGPTRGNVDAAAGGTIFSKTPDEAYELLEQMTINSYQWPSERSGVQRTAGVYAVDPITSLTEQVSALTAQIAAMNKPGQSTSDVALVTAAEEPVVEEAQYINNRGYGGYRESQVGQITKQLTSQPSGAAQKTADPNLREVNAIFMQHEEIGVVGSEEKEVELTHVQNEKPTPSKRTRGKKSERYDLNQCIDISLLPYPQRFLQLQAEFKKKKSLEDLKTLHSNIQSAEQEDVAFNGVDCKEKQGNLPQKLQDPGEFVVPCEIGGKLVENAICDSGASVNIMPSSLYEKLGLSRIKPTGLSLQMADKSVRTPLGVVEDVELKIDKIRLLADFVVLDIQNSQNVQVILGRPLLAAVGAIIDVKRGKMTMEVEGQLVEINASKISYDPP, from the exons gaatggagaaaatagcgaaCACGAGGCCAAGTGGACCAAGAAGCGCACGACCACGAGCACATCACCGGACAGATGT TGCATGCGAAAATATACAAATCCCGACTTGCTGGTttttgatcctgaaatcgaaagaactgccAGGAGATTAAGGAAAGCAAGACGAGAGGAGATTAAAGAAATGGCCGAAAACAGAGATCATCAGAACGAGCTCCCACGAGAG aaccagttTGGAGGTGCAGCCACAGCAGATCCCCATCTTCATCTCAGGACTTTTCTAGAGATCACGGACACG GCAAGGAGCTGGCTCCAATCTCTGCCGCTAGGGAGTATTACTACATGGGCAGATTTGGTCACAAAATTTCTGTCAAAGTATTTTCCTCCTGCCAAGTCTGCTCAGCTGAAAATAGACATCACTAACTTCAGGCAGAGGGAATTTGAAGTGTTATATGAGGCTTGGGAGAGATACAAAGAACTGCTCAGAAAGTGTCCGAATCATGGATATGCAGAATGGGTTCAGATTGAGCTCTTTTACAATGGTCTGGATGGGCCAACTAGAGGCAATGTGGATGCAGCCGCCGGAGGTACTATTTTTTCTAAAACACCTGATGAAGCTTATGAATtacttgaacagatgaccatcaacagttatcagtggccaaGTGAGAGATCAGGAGTACAGAGAACAGCTGGAGTGTATGCCGTAGACCCGATCACATCACTGACTGAACAGGTTTCGGCATTGACAGCACAAATTGCAGCGATGAACAAGCCAGGCCAATCTACGTCTGATGTAGCTTTGGTAACTGCTGCGGAAGAGCCAGTTGTGGAAGAAGCTCAGTACATTAACAATCGTGGCTATGGAGGCTAcagag AGTCGCAAGTTGGGCagataacgaagcaactcacgTCTCAACCGTCGGGCGCAGCACAAAAGACTGCAGATCCAAATCTGAGAGAGGTGAATGCCATTTTTATGCAGCATGAGGAGATTGGTGTGGTAGGCAGCGAAGAGAAAGAGGTTGAACTCACACATGTTCAGAATGAGAAGCCAACTCCAAGCAAAAGAACCCGAGGTAAGAAATCTGAGAGGTATGATTTAAatcaatgcattgatatttCCTTACTTCCCTACCCTCAGAGATTTTTACAATtacaagctgaatttaaaaagaaaaaaagtcttgaagatctcaagacCCTACATTCTAATATTCAGTCTGCAGAGCAGGAAGATGTGGCATTTAATGGAGTAGATTGTAAGGAGAAGCAAGGAAATCTCCCTCAGAAGCTACAAGACCCCGGAGAATTTGTAgtaccatgtgaaatagggGGTAAATTGGTGGAAAATGCTATATGTGATTCAGGAGCGAGCGTGAATATAATGCCAAGTTCTCTTtacgagaaacttggattgagcaGGATAAAGCCCACAGGACTAAGCTTGCAAATGGCAGATAAATCGGTCAGGACACCGCTGGGTGttgtggaagatgttgaacttaAGATTGATAAAATAAGGCTTCTAGCAGATTTTGTGGTACTTGATATTCAGAACAGTCAAAACGTTCAAGTCATTCTAGGACGACCATTATTGGCTGCTGTTGGAGCTATTATTGACGTGAAACGAGGAAAGATGACCATGGAAGTTGAAGGTCAGCTGGTGGAAATAAATGCATCCAAGATATCATACGATCCACCATGA